CTCAGCGGGCGCGTCGAGCAGCCTGGCGAACAAGTCCGCCAAATTCCGCTTCTCCGGCGTGTCCGCGCACGCGGCCGGGGCGCCCGAGCGCGGGCGGTCGGCGCTGGACGGCGTGGAGGCCATGAACCACATGGTCAACCTGCTGCGCGAGCACGTCCCGCAGGAGACCCGCATCCACTACGTGATCACCTACGGCGGCGCGGCGCCCAACGTCGTGCCCGATTTCGCCGAGGTATTCTACTACGTGCGCCATCCAGACCCCGCGAACGTCCACGCCATCTTCGAGCGGGTGGCGCAGGCGGCGGAGGGAGCCGCGCTGGGCACGGGAACCGACATGCAGTACGAGGTCATCCACGGCCTCTACAACATCCTCATCAACGTGGCGCTGCAGGAGGCGATGCACGCCAACCTGGAGCGGGTCGGGGGCGTGCATTACAGCGAGCAGGACCGCCGCTTCGCCGAAGCGCTGGCCAAGCACCTGCCCGAGGACGCGCTTCCCATCGAGTCGGCGGCGGAAATCCAGCCCTTCTTCGTGACCGAGGAGGGTACCGGGGGCTCGACCGACGTGGCCGACGTGAGCTGGGCGGTGCCCACGGGCGGGGTGCGAACCGCTACCTGGGTGCCCGGCACGGCCGCTCATTCGTGGCACGCCATCGCGGCGGGCGGCACGCCCATCGGCGAGAAGGGCATGGTGGTGGCGGCCAAGGCGCTGGCGATGACCGCGATCGACGTGTTCACCCGGCCCGACCTGGTGGAGGCGGCCAGGACAGAGCATGCGGACCGCATACCCGAGGGCTGGGTCTACGAGCCGCTGCTGGGCGACCGCGACCCGCCGCTCGACTACCGGCTGCCGGCGGGCGGTACCGACCGCTAGGGCGGGATCGGGAGGATAGCAGCCAGGGCCGGCGACCCGCGCCTTTCGCCTAACCTCCCACCGCGAACTTCTGCACGCGCCGGCCCGTGGAGGCCTCGCCCACGTATATGTTGCCGCGGGAGTCCACCGACATGCCGTGCGGCCGCAGGAACTGACCCACCTGCCGACCGCCGCGGCCGAACTCGCCCACGACCTCCAGGTCCGAGCGGCGCAGGATCCACACCTTGTGGTTGGTGCCGTCGGCCAGATAGAGCCACTGCTGCGCGGCGTCCGGCGACAGCGCGATAACGAACGCCGACCCGGAGGCGCGGGTGAGCGGGGCGATGGTCTTTTCGGTCACGTAGGTGCCG
The genomic region above belongs to Gammaproteobacteria bacterium and contains:
- a CDS encoding amidohydrolase, whose translation is MVAAFIDEHAGSYASIAQEIWDLAELGYLETESSALLAGTLEAAGFEVEMGVAGIPTAFVASYRNGDGPVVGILAEYDALPGITQDRSPERTPIPGKPQGHACGHHLFGTGSAAAGIAVRQWMRATGQTGEVRVYGTPAEEGGAGKVYMVREGLFDDVDIMLHWHPGDRNSAGASSSLANKSAKFRFSGVSAHAAGAPERGRSALDGVEAMNHMVNLLREHVPQETRIHYVITYGGAAPNVVPDFAEVFYYVRHPDPANVHAIFERVAQAAEGAALGTGTDMQYEVIHGLYNILINVALQEAMHANLERVGGVHYSEQDRRFAEALAKHLPEDALPIESAAEIQPFFVTEEGTGGSTDVADVSWAVPTGGVRTATWVPGTAAHSWHAIAAGGTPIGEKGMVVAAKALAMTAIDVFTRPDLVEAARTEHADRIPEGWVYEPLLGDRDPPLDYRLPAGGTDR